A genomic window from Flavobacterium johnsoniae includes:
- a CDS encoding LytR/AlgR family response regulator transcription factor, giving the protein MITLIIEDEKPAARLLQRKLEKLDVTVETMLHSVEESIEWFENNPHPDLIFLDIQLSDGLSFEIFEKIDIKSAIIFTTAYDEYALKAFKLNSIDYLLKPIDEDDLETAVSKYKTRIPKTAETSNLQLDFEQIRQMLSNPFEKEYKKRFTVKIGQHLKVITTEEIECFFSENKGTYIHTYDNRDYLIDSTLEILEQELDKKDFFRVSRKFIVPLKAIKEIQVYTNSRLKVILPTYKEDEVIVSREKVQDFKAWLG; this is encoded by the coding sequence ATGATTACATTAATTATAGAAGACGAAAAACCAGCGGCAAGATTGCTGCAAAGAAAACTTGAAAAGTTAGATGTTACGGTAGAAACCATGCTTCATTCGGTTGAAGAATCTATCGAATGGTTTGAAAACAATCCACATCCGGATTTGATTTTTCTGGATATTCAGCTATCCGACGGTTTGTCTTTTGAAATTTTTGAAAAGATTGATATCAAAAGTGCAATCATTTTTACAACAGCGTATGATGAATATGCTTTAAAGGCTTTTAAATTAAATAGCATAGATTATTTACTAAAGCCAATTGATGAAGATGATTTGGAAACTGCGGTTTCTAAATATAAAACGCGAATTCCGAAAACAGCAGAAACTTCAAACCTGCAATTAGATTTTGAACAGATTCGCCAAATGCTTTCAAATCCTTTTGAAAAGGAATATAAAAAGAGATTTACGGTAAAAATTGGTCAGCATCTAAAAGTAATTACAACTGAGGAAATTGAATGTTTTTTTAGCGAAAACAAAGGAACATACATTCATACATACGACAATCGCGATTATTTGATTGATTCGACTTTAGAAATTTTGGAGCAAGAATTAGACAAGAAGGATTTTTTTCGCGTAAGCAGAAAATTTATTGTTCCGCTAAAAGCGATTAAAGAAATTCAGGTTTATACCAATTCTCGACTTAAAGTGATTTTACCAACTTACAAAGAAGATGAGGTAATTGTGAGCCGAGAAAAAGTGCAGGATTTTAAGGCTTGGTTGGGGTAA
- a CDS encoding CCA tRNA nucleotidyltransferase gives MAIQTNHKTALQNKIFDIISKASQELKVDSYVIGGFVRDLLLNRGSKKDIDVVAVGSGIELALKVSDLLPNKPKVQVFKTYGTAMLRFEDTDIEFVGARKESYTRDSRNPVVENGTLQDDQNRRDFTINALALSLNENNFGDLLDPFDGLTDLKNKTIKTPLDSDITYSDDPLRMLRAIRFATQLNFEIEENSLNAITKNAERIKIISGERIVDELNKILSTPKPSTGFLLLYKTGLLDLILPELTALNQVEEIEGHTHKNNFYHTLEVVDNICPNTDDVWLRWAALLHDIGKAPTKRFTKKQGWTFHGHEFLGGKMAKKIFERLHMPLNHKMKFVQKMVIMSSRPIVLAQDIVTDSAVRRLVFDAGEDVEDLMTLCEADITTKNPAKFKKYHKNFEVVRKKIVEVEERDHVRNFQPPITGEEIMEMFDLKPSREIGVLKEAVKEAILEGDIPNEYQAAYDFVIKRAEKLGLKKVEK, from the coding sequence GTGGCGATACAAACAAACCATAAAACTGCTTTACAAAACAAAATCTTCGATATCATTTCGAAAGCTTCTCAGGAATTAAAAGTTGACTCTTATGTGATCGGCGGATTTGTTCGTGATTTGCTTTTAAATCGAGGTTCTAAAAAAGATATTGATGTAGTTGCTGTTGGAAGCGGAATCGAATTGGCTCTTAAAGTTTCAGATTTACTTCCGAACAAACCAAAAGTTCAAGTTTTTAAAACTTACGGAACAGCAATGCTTCGTTTTGAAGATACCGACATCGAATTTGTTGGAGCTCGTAAAGAATCTTATACTCGCGACAGCCGAAATCCAGTTGTAGAAAACGGAACTTTGCAAGATGATCAAAATCGTCGTGATTTTACGATTAATGCATTGGCTTTATCATTAAATGAAAATAATTTTGGAGATCTTTTGGATCCTTTTGACGGTTTAACCGATTTAAAAAACAAAACAATCAAAACGCCTTTGGATTCAGATATTACCTATTCTGACGATCCTTTGCGAATGCTTCGTGCGATTCGTTTTGCTACGCAATTGAATTTCGAAATTGAAGAAAATTCATTGAATGCCATTACAAAAAATGCAGAGCGTATCAAGATTATTTCTGGCGAAAGAATTGTAGACGAATTAAACAAAATTCTTTCTACTCCAAAACCTTCTACAGGATTTTTACTTTTATATAAAACGGGACTTTTAGATCTTATTTTACCTGAATTAACAGCTTTAAATCAAGTAGAAGAAATTGAAGGTCATACGCATAAAAACAATTTCTATCATACGTTAGAAGTTGTAGATAACATTTGCCCAAACACAGATGATGTTTGGTTGCGATGGGCAGCTTTATTGCACGATATCGGGAAAGCACCAACAAAACGTTTCACAAAAAAACAAGGATGGACTTTTCACGGGCATGAATTTCTAGGTGGAAAAATGGCGAAGAAAATCTTCGAACGTTTGCATATGCCTTTGAACCATAAAATGAAATTCGTTCAGAAAATGGTTATTATGAGTTCACGTCCAATTGTATTGGCGCAGGATATTGTGACCGACAGCGCAGTTCGTCGTTTGGTTTTTGATGCCGGCGAAGATGTAGAAGATTTAATGACTTTGTGTGAGGCCGATATCACAACCAAAAATCCAGCGAAATTCAAGAAATATCATAAGAATTTTGAAGTTGTACGCAAAAAGATTGTAGAAGTAGAAGAACGCGATCATGTACGTAATTTTCAGCCGCCAATTACGGGTGAAGAAATTATGGAAATGTTTGATTTGAAACCTTCACGCGAAATTGGCGTTTTGAAAGAAGCGGTAAAAGAAGCCATTTTAGAAGGCGATATTCCGAATGAATATCAGGCGGCTTATGATTTTGTGATTAAAAGAGCTGAAAAACTAGGCTTAAAAAAAGTTGAGAAATAA
- a CDS encoding 2TM domain-containing protein produces MTDKDFTEADRYYDARKKVKEIREFYEHLTVYVLCNPIVIVVNYMVSPEYLWWIWSVMGWGIAIILHGLKAFEYPPFFNRKWEDKKIQELLEKENKRRFESNHGNKFE; encoded by the coding sequence ATGACTGATAAAGATTTTACTGAAGCGGACCGTTATTATGATGCTCGGAAAAAAGTAAAAGAAATAAGAGAGTTTTATGAACATCTTACCGTATATGTTTTGTGCAACCCAATTGTAATTGTGGTCAATTACATGGTTTCTCCAGAATATCTCTGGTGGATTTGGTCGGTAATGGGTTGGGGAATTGCGATAATCTTACACGGATTAAAAGCTTTTGAATATCCGCCTTTTTTTAATAGAAAATGGGAGGATAAAAAAATACAAGAACTTTTAGAAAAAGAAAATAAACGTAGATTTGAAAGTAATCATGGAAACAAATTTGAGTAA
- a CDS encoding HlyD family secretion protein: protein MEKKKTNKKFIIILTVMVLLGGTYGISKYLHSQAHEETDDAQIEKRMNPIIPRVSGYISKVYVKDNDYVKKGDTLFTIDKRDYQLKIDEANAALLGAEGQFEAAKADIGSAYASISVSDAQMRSASGSIESAKIRLRQLTNDYNRYNNLYKTHTITKQQYEQALTAKEEAENQVRVLEQQQKATSYQKSVIQSKSKVSDKQTEVAAANIKKAKTMLDVAHLNLSYTVVTAAIDGQVSKVDIQPGQLVQPGQSLFYIINNTEAWVVANFKETQLNKMVVGQKVGLKVDAYPNYEFQGTVSSFSPATGSRFSLLPPDNATGNFVKTIQRLPVKITIDASNDPEKVKLLRPGMNVDVDVHLK, encoded by the coding sequence TCTAAATATTTACATTCACAAGCTCACGAAGAAACAGATGATGCTCAGATTGAGAAAAGAATGAACCCGATTATCCCGAGAGTTTCTGGATATATCAGCAAAGTTTATGTGAAAGATAATGATTATGTAAAAAAAGGAGATACTTTATTTACTATCGATAAGAGAGATTATCAATTGAAGATTGATGAGGCTAACGCTGCATTATTAGGAGCTGAAGGTCAGTTTGAAGCTGCAAAAGCAGATATTGGAAGTGCTTATGCAAGCATTTCAGTTTCTGACGCTCAAATGAGATCTGCAAGCGGTTCTATCGAAAGTGCTAAGATTAGATTGAGACAGCTTACAAACGATTATAACCGTTACAACAACTTGTACAAAACTCATACGATTACTAAACAACAATATGAGCAGGCTTTAACAGCAAAAGAAGAAGCTGAAAATCAAGTACGTGTTTTAGAACAACAGCAAAAAGCTACTTCTTACCAAAAATCAGTTATTCAATCAAAATCTAAAGTTTCTGATAAACAAACTGAAGTTGCTGCAGCAAACATCAAAAAAGCAAAAACAATGTTAGATGTTGCGCATTTAAATCTTTCTTACACTGTAGTTACTGCTGCAATTGATGGTCAGGTTTCTAAAGTAGATATTCAGCCAGGACAATTGGTTCAGCCAGGTCAATCTTTATTCTACATCATCAACAATACTGAAGCTTGGGTTGTAGCTAACTTTAAAGAAACACAATTAAATAAAATGGTTGTGGGACAAAAAGTAGGTTTAAAAGTTGATGCTTATCCTAATTACGAATTTCAAGGAACTGTATCTTCTTTCTCTCCTGCAACAGGATCTCGTTTTTCATTATTACCTCCTGATAACGCAACAGGAAACTTCGTAAAAACAATTCAGAGATTACCAGTAAAAATTACGATTGACGCATCTAACGATCCTGAAAAAGTAAAACTTTTAAGACCAGGAATGAACGTTGACGTTGATGTACATTTAAAATAA
- a CDS encoding 2TM domain-containing protein, with translation MERNLSEEERYIAAKKKVENIKGFYGNLVSYILVNAILIFINLYTSPQYLWFFWPLLWWGVGVIFHGLKVFEVFPGMGKEWEERKIQEFMEKEKENKNKWQ, from the coding sequence ATGGAAAGGAATTTAAGCGAAGAGGAAAGATATATTGCGGCTAAAAAGAAAGTCGAAAATATTAAAGGATTTTATGGAAATCTGGTTTCTTATATATTAGTAAACGCGATTTTAATCTTTATCAATTTATATACATCACCGCAATATTTATGGTTTTTCTGGCCGCTTTTGTGGTGGGGAGTTGGTGTTATCTTTCATGGATTAAAAGTTTTTGAAGTTTTTCCTGGAATGGGCAAAGAATGGGAAGAAAGAAAGATCCAGGAATTTATGGAGAAAGAAAAAGAGAATAAAAACAAGTGGCAATAA
- a CDS encoding 2TM domain-containing protein yields the protein METNLSNNQEQTILKEMASKKVTQLKSFYNHLFVYVISMIVFLLKEYTNLPLHFFPIKYINWVVMIIWSAVILGSAIDMFASYKIFGTQWEQRKLKSILEKKYKKQKWE from the coding sequence ATGGAAACAAATTTGAGTAACAATCAGGAACAAACTATTTTGAAGGAAATGGCCAGCAAAAAAGTGACGCAGCTGAAGTCTTTTTACAATCATTTATTCGTTTATGTAATTTCGATGATTGTATTTCTTCTGAAAGAATATACCAATCTGCCACTTCATTTTTTTCCAATAAAATACATCAATTGGGTGGTTATGATTATTTGGTCGGCGGTAATACTTGGTTCTGCTATTGATATGTTTGCATCTTACAAAATTTTTGGCACACAATGGGAACAACGTAAATTGAAAAGCATCTTAGAAAAAAAATATAAAAAACAAAAATGGGAATAG
- a CDS encoding histidine kinase gives MKERTFTDLKSGTIVCFKISMIFAVIFSASLGDDLNVRNVLLTFFISCLYSFGLGFGNGFLNVLLDKKWDWLEQTNLRVYYGILVTVLYTVPVVLAINYFIFVVLQDVSLEVFLGGRMIWVHLFYIILSLGVSTFLQARSFMVKWKKASKVEITQQKIIAGTASAKFESLKNQIDPHFLFNSLNVLSSLIEENPDNAQRFTTSLSKIYRYVLEQKDKELVSVEDELSFAKTYMNLLKMRFENSLFYELPTENSNPEAKVVPLSLQLLLENTVKHNIVSEQKPLHIRIFIDGDYLAIQNDLQKKEVLQDRQGVGLQNIVNRYGIVTDRRVKIDQDEKNFTVRIPILTKQITVMEMSAEYTDEAKAYYRAKKRVEELKGFYGNIIAYCCVIPFLVFINLKFSPGFQWFWFSALGWGFGVVMHAFKVFGYSSDWEERKIREILERDNKQKTWK, from the coding sequence ATGAAAGAAAGAACATTTACCGATCTGAAAAGTGGAACAATAGTCTGTTTCAAGATTTCTATGATCTTTGCCGTAATATTTTCTGCTTCTTTAGGAGATGATTTAAATGTTAGAAATGTTCTTTTAACTTTCTTTATAAGCTGTCTTTATTCTTTCGGATTGGGTTTTGGAAACGGTTTTCTTAATGTACTTCTAGATAAAAAATGGGATTGGCTAGAACAAACAAATCTTAGAGTTTATTACGGAATTCTAGTAACTGTTTTGTACACCGTTCCCGTAGTTTTAGCCATAAACTATTTCATTTTTGTGGTATTGCAAGATGTAAGTTTAGAGGTGTTTTTGGGAGGAAGAATGATATGGGTACATCTTTTTTATATCATTTTATCATTAGGAGTTTCCACTTTTTTACAAGCCAGAAGTTTCATGGTAAAGTGGAAAAAAGCTTCAAAAGTTGAAATTACACAGCAAAAAATTATCGCCGGAACTGCCAGCGCAAAATTCGAAAGTTTAAAAAACCAGATTGATCCGCATTTTCTATTTAATAGTTTAAATGTTTTAAGTTCTTTGATCGAAGAAAATCCTGATAATGCGCAACGTTTTACTACTTCTTTATCTAAAATTTACAGATATGTTTTAGAGCAAAAAGATAAAGAATTGGTTTCTGTTGAAGACGAATTATCATTCGCAAAAACCTATATGAACTTGCTGAAAATGCGTTTCGAAAATAGTTTGTTTTACGAATTGCCAACAGAAAATAGTAATCCAGAAGCCAAAGTGGTTCCGCTTTCTTTACAGCTTTTATTAGAAAATACAGTAAAACACAATATTGTAAGCGAACAAAAACCATTGCATATTAGAATATTTATTGATGGAGATTATCTGGCAATTCAAAATGATCTTCAGAAAAAAGAAGTTTTGCAAGACAGACAAGGTGTTGGATTGCAGAATATTGTAAACCGTTACGGAATTGTAACCGACCGAAGAGTGAAAATTGATCAAGACGAAAAGAATTTCACGGTTAGAATTCCAATTTTAACCAAACAAATTACAGTTATGGAAATGAGTGCAGAATATACAGATGAAGCAAAAGCATATTATAGAGCCAAAAAAAGAGTAGAAGAACTAAAAGGTTTTTACGGAAATATTATAGCATACTGTTGTGTGATTCCGTTTTTAGTTTTTATCAACTTAAAATTTTCACCAGGATTTCAATGGTTTTGGTTTTCAGCTTTAGGATGGGGATTTGGAGTTGTCATGCATGCTTTTAAAGTTTTTGGATACAGTTCAGACTGGGAAGAACGTAAAATAAGAGAAATTTTGGAAAGAGATAATAAACAAAAAACGTGGAAATAA
- the yaaA gene encoding peroxide stress protein YaaA — MKIVISPAKSLNFEKELPTPQYTEPSFLKEARVVHKVVKTKKPAELSELMSISDKLADLNWKRNQDWKTPFTPENARPAIYTFDGDVYTGLDAYTIPLEKLDVLQDKLRILSGLYGLLKPLDLMQAYRLEMGTKMPVGESKNLHEFWKPTVTKALNKELKKEELFVNLASNEYFSAVDVKALKVPVITPDFKDYKDGKLKMISFFAKKARGMMVRYIIDTNAETIDNLKGFNYEGYRFDANLSKGNHLVFTR; from the coding sequence ATGAAAATTGTTATATCTCCAGCGAAATCTTTGAATTTCGAAAAAGAATTACCAACTCCGCAATATACTGAACCTTCATTTTTGAAAGAAGCAAGAGTGGTTCATAAAGTTGTAAAAACAAAAAAGCCGGCAGAATTATCAGAACTAATGTCGATCTCAGACAAACTAGCCGATTTAAACTGGAAAAGGAATCAAGACTGGAAAACACCTTTTACACCAGAAAATGCACGTCCGGCAATTTATACTTTTGATGGTGATGTATATACAGGTTTAGACGCTTATACCATTCCGTTAGAAAAATTAGATGTTTTGCAAGATAAACTGAGAATTTTATCTGGACTTTACGGACTTTTAAAACCTCTTGATTTGATGCAGGCGTATCGTTTAGAAATGGGAACTAAAATGCCTGTTGGTGAATCTAAAAACCTGCACGAATTCTGGAAGCCAACAGTAACAAAAGCTCTAAATAAAGAATTGAAAAAAGAAGAATTATTTGTGAATTTAGCAAGTAACGAATATTTTTCTGCTGTTGATGTAAAAGCGTTGAAAGTTCCTGTAATTACTCCAGATTTTAAAGATTATAAAGACGGAAAATTAAAAATGATCAGTTTCTTTGCCAAAAAGGCGAGGGGGATGATGGTGCGTTATATTATAGACACAAATGCTGAAACAATAGATAATTTAAAAGGTTTCAATTACGAAGGATACCGATTTGATGCCAATCTTTCAAAAGGAAATCATTTGGTTTTTACAAGATAA
- a CDS encoding 2TM domain-containing protein, which translates to MGRFRRDMYEEYAKQHSGEYTNDESYNAAYQKVKKIKGFYSHLKVYVIVNMIIIVSSLSRNHLGSGIDFSGLSEWHTYSTAFFWGIGLVAHGLSVFASEWFFNSDWEQKKIQKYMDKDAANKNKWE; encoded by the coding sequence ATGGGACGTTTTAGAAGAGATATGTACGAAGAATATGCAAAACAGCATTCTGGAGAATATACTAACGACGAAAGTTACAATGCAGCCTATCAAAAAGTAAAAAAAATAAAAGGATTTTATTCCCATTTGAAGGTTTATGTAATTGTAAATATGATTATTATTGTATCAAGTTTAAGTAGAAATCATTTAGGAAGCGGAATCGATTTCAGCGGTTTATCTGAATGGCATACTTATTCTACAGCATTCTTTTGGGGAATTGGTTTGGTAGCACATGGATTATCTGTTTTTGCTTCTGAATGGTTCTTTAACTCGGATTGGGAGCAAAAGAAAATCCAGAAATATATGGATAAAGACGCCGCAAATAAAAATAAATGGGAGTAA
- a CDS encoding COX15/CtaA family protein: MKKENKSVIIWLLSGCVLLFLMVVVGGITRLTNSGLSMTDWHLVTDTFPPLTEAKWQAAFDEYKKFPEYQKINIHNDFQLADYKFIYFWEWFHRFIGRIIGLVFFVPFVYFLAKKKLDTPTIKKCVVLLAMGGFQGFLGWFMVRSGLIDNPDVSHFRLSLHLTFAFITFAYTLWVALDLIYPERNINKILPLRKIARYALVALLIQIIYGGFVAGLNAGLIHNHWPLMSDGEFIHESVFIEQSSLIKNLIEGKSGVQFVHRTFAYVVVAIILFLFFKSKKYTLTRTQANGINTLVVFVFIQFLLGVFTLLYSVPLALGLIHQIMAFFLLSAMTFTLHRLSK, from the coding sequence ATGAAAAAAGAGAATAAATCAGTAATCATTTGGTTACTATCGGGTTGTGTTTTATTATTTTTAATGGTTGTTGTGGGCGGAATTACACGTTTGACCAATTCAGGTTTATCTATGACCGATTGGCATTTGGTAACCGACACATTTCCACCTTTAACAGAAGCCAAATGGCAGGCCGCTTTTGACGAATATAAAAAGTTTCCTGAATACCAAAAAATCAATATTCACAACGATTTCCAATTAGCCGATTATAAATTTATTTATTTCTGGGAGTGGTTTCACCGTTTTATCGGTCGTATTATCGGATTGGTTTTCTTTGTTCCATTTGTTTACTTTTTAGCTAAAAAGAAATTAGATACGCCAACCATAAAAAAATGCGTAGTTCTTTTGGCAATGGGAGGTTTCCAAGGCTTTTTGGGTTGGTTTATGGTTCGCAGCGGATTAATCGACAATCCAGATGTAAGCCATTTTAGACTTTCTTTACACTTAACTTTTGCTTTTATCACTTTCGCCTATACGCTTTGGGTAGCTTTAGATTTAATTTATCCTGAAAGAAATATCAATAAAATATTACCACTTCGAAAAATTGCACGTTATGCTTTAGTTGCACTATTAATTCAGATTATTTACGGTGGTTTTGTTGCGGGATTAAATGCAGGGTTAATTCACAATCACTGGCCTTTAATGAGCGATGGAGAATTTATTCATGAGTCGGTTTTTATTGAGCAATCTTCTTTAATCAAAAATTTAATTGAAGGAAAAAGCGGTGTTCAATTTGTACATAGAACTTTTGCTTATGTAGTTGTTGCGATTATTCTTTTTCTTTTCTTTAAAAGCAAAAAATATACGCTTACAAGAACTCAAGCAAACGGAATCAATACTTTAGTTGTTTTTGTATTCATTCAATTTTTACTGGGAGTTTTCACTTTATTGTACAGCGTTCCTTTGGCTTTAGGATTAATTCACCAGATTATGGCATTTTTCCTTTTGAGTGCGATGACGTTTACTTTGCATAGATTGAGCAAATAA
- a CDS encoding MDR family MFS transporter yields the protein MAGAVQADDDLVEYGFRRVIITITAVLCALLEIVDTTIVNVALTDMRGSLGATLTDVAWVITAYAIANVIVIPMTSWLSQQFGRRNYFVASIIIFTVCSFLCGNATNIWELVAFRFVQGMGGGALLVTAQTIITESYPVAKRGMAQAIYGMGVIVGPTLGPPLGGYLVDNYSWPYIFYINIPLGIIATILALTFVRSPKYGEKLKANQVDWWGIILLSAFIGSLQFVLEHGQQDDWFNDSLIVTLSVVTVLGLVLFIWRELTYKYPIVNLSVLKDGNLRIGTIMCFILGFGLYGSTLIIPIYTQSILGWTATDAGLLLIPGSITTAIMMPFVGNMIQKGVPQGYMVGVGFLVFFFFTFMMYSRMTPDTGVEHMYWPLILRGIGLGLLFVPITTLSLSTLKGKHIGEGAAFTGMMRQLGGSFGIAIITTFITRFSQSHRVDLINNLDPAKFDVQQRITGMQHAFMAKGYSADVALKKAYQAIEYSIMKQSTVMAYMDIFMYLGIMFLCCIPIILFIKKGKNKINAADAMH from the coding sequence ATGGCAGGAGCAGTACAAGCAGACGACGATTTAGTAGAATACGGTTTCAGACGTGTTATCATTACGATTACGGCAGTACTTTGTGCATTGCTAGAAATCGTAGATACAACGATTGTAAACGTAGCGCTAACGGACATGCGAGGAAGTCTTGGGGCGACCCTTACCGACGTAGCATGGGTAATTACAGCATACGCAATTGCGAATGTTATTGTAATTCCGATGACGAGCTGGCTATCACAGCAATTTGGACGACGTAATTACTTTGTGGCTTCCATTATAATATTTACAGTCTGTTCTTTTTTGTGTGGTAATGCCACCAATATTTGGGAACTTGTAGCCTTCCGATTCGTACAAGGTATGGGTGGTGGAGCGCTACTTGTAACAGCCCAAACGATTATTACAGAAAGTTACCCCGTAGCCAAACGTGGAATGGCGCAGGCTATTTACGGAATGGGTGTAATTGTTGGGCCAACTTTAGGTCCGCCTTTGGGAGGATATTTAGTTGATAATTATTCTTGGCCTTATATATTTTACATCAATATTCCACTAGGAATTATTGCTACGATTTTGGCTTTAACTTTTGTTAGAAGTCCGAAATATGGAGAAAAATTAAAAGCCAATCAGGTTGACTGGTGGGGAATCATTTTGTTGAGTGCCTTTATCGGATCTTTACAATTCGTATTAGAACACGGTCAGCAAGACGATTGGTTTAATGATTCTCTTATTGTAACACTAAGTGTTGTGACAGTTTTAGGATTGGTTTTATTTATTTGGAGGGAGCTTACATATAAATACCCAATTGTAAACTTAAGTGTTCTAAAAGACGGAAATTTAAGAATCGGAACTATTATGTGTTTCATTCTTGGATTTGGATTGTACGGTTCAACGTTAATTATTCCGATTTATACACAGTCTATTTTAGGATGGACCGCAACTGATGCCGGATTATTATTAATTCCTGGATCTATCACAACGGCGATTATGATGCCGTTTGTGGGTAATATGATTCAGAAAGGTGTTCCGCAAGGTTATATGGTAGGAGTTGGATTTTTAGTTTTCTTCTTCTTTACCTTTATGATGTATTCAAGAATGACGCCTGATACTGGTGTAGAACATATGTATTGGCCATTAATTTTGAGAGGAATTGGTCTTGGATTACTTTTCGTTCCAATTACTACGCTTTCACTTTCAACTTTAAAAGGAAAACATATTGGTGAAGGAGCTGCTTTTACCGGAATGATGCGTCAATTAGGAGGATCATTTGGTATTGCTATCATTACCACTTTTATTACACGTTTTAGTCAATCACACAGAGTAGATTTAATTAACAATTTAGATCCAGCAAAGTTTGATGTGCAACAACGCATTACAGGGATGCAACATGCCTTTATGGCAAAAGGATATAGCGCAGATGTTGCTTTGAAAAAAGCTTATCAAGCCATAGAATATTCGATAATGAAACAAAGTACTGTAATGGCCTACATGGATATTTTCATGTATTTAGGAATTATGTTTTTATGCTGTATACCGATTATTCTCTTTATCAAAAAAGGGAAGAACAAAATTAATGCAGCCGACGCAATGCATTAA